The sequence CCCTAAGGGGCCAGAGAGTTCTGGTTCTCCCCTGTGGTGCCGTCTACCACGATGGAGCTCCTCTCCTCATCCCTACGGCTGAGCTTGACCTCCGAGCAGACGAGGCTCGTTTGCTCGTGAACGAACCAGCAAACCAAGAGCTCCTTCACCGTGACGGACCGAAGCGACGCCCATCGTTACTCCGTTGAATCCATCTCTCGCTCGTGAGCAGGACTCTCAGAGCCTTTGCCTGAGGCAGAGAGACCCGTCCCCGACCCGGAGGGAGCGTTCCACTTCGTTCTGCTCGACAGCCATGGCTTCAAACCTGGAGGACACGGCTCTCATATCCCAGCAATGTCACACTCAGCCTACAAACCGTCCTGACGCCTCATCCAGTTTGTAGTGTTCGTGGACTGAATCAAGACAGACtcgtggagaggagggtgtctggttttggGAACCTCAGGCTCTCGTTTAGGCTTTTTACTGCGGCTCTGTCGGCGTCCTCAAACCCTGACCTTCAGTGCAGCTAACAAACCTGAAAGTAACGGGCTAGTCTTTACACTTGACGAGGATCGGTTTTGGTAATGCACAGTATGAAATAACCACTCTCCGAATATGTTGTCTTTCTTTTCAGTAGAAACAGTTTGATCATGCTTCATTGGTTCTTTTGTCAGAGCTGCACTCAAATGGTAAAGAGTTCATGCTGAAGTATGAATAGACTACACCAGAATGGGAAACATCATGGCTGAAGTGGACAGTCCTGAGATGGTAACGTCCAGAAAACAACTCCAGCTTACAGGATAAGTACTTGTTTTCGATCGGacattatagttttttttttatttgcttcaatAAAATCACGATCAGGGTAACAGATCTTGAGCTCTCTCAGTAAAAATATTGAGAGAGCTTATGTCTGTTTTATGAAGTCAACAAGAGACACCTGGGCCCTGCTTCTCACAGAGACctttacaaaaaaagggaacattATTTAATTCAGCACATCGTCAAATTTGAATTCCATTGAAAGCTGTTCAAGATCGTGGGAAAGCTGCAATTCATCTGCATAATTCTGTTTAAAGCAGAAACCATttggtttaggtttttttttatctcagagGAGATAAACCCCCCTCACAAAACCATCTCTTGTATACATTTACATAAATCAAACTCGTTCTTGCCAGATGTCTGCAGAATTAACACAACATAAGTGATTATATTCTACAGTAAAAACCTTACAAATCATGAATCATTAAAGAGATTAGCTGTATTGTTTAGACTGGATACAGAAATTAGTGGCGTGGAgatattaggtttttttttaagcaggcATCAAAGAGCCACATTTTAACTCTGTTAAATAGCATTATCCAGAATTTATATAATCATACATATCAAACCCGTAGATTGATATTTAGCAGGAACAAAAGGCAGCTCTTTGCATAATGTGTGCAAAGATGTAAACCGTATCAGATggtaaagtgaaaataaatcaatgaagtACCCGTATCActcagggaaaaataaaatagaggaaaatgtttgtttttgtgaaattctacataaatttgaaataaatttaagaaaaaatgttgataaTCGGAGGAGAAACAGCCAAAATACTATCCCAAGATCAGAGTTGAAATGTCCACAATAAAGCGGTTATTTAAAGAttaatattacttttttaaagctggggaaaaaaaagcaacaacaaacctCTATTGGTGTGTACTGgaggcacaaacacaacataaagtctgtttttaaactacCGTATGTGAAGTGATGTGGATGGGAGTTTTTTACCGGATAGTAAAAACgataaaaacccaaaataattTACTAGGTTGAACTAATGCTGCTGCCAAGCTCAACTCAGACATAGCATTTGGACTTTTTTGGAGTTTTGAGTTTTCATCTTTAAACtgggaaacacaaaatgttCCTCCTCAATTGTTTTAATTCAGTAACTCTAAAATTAAGTTGTAGAAAAACTTGAGTTTAAAAGTCAAAGTCCtgaaagaagggggaaaaaaatgggcaaaaaaagagagaagttaACAATGATGACGTACGGTAATTGGAAgataaaaaatgatcaattttatGTTGGAGAAAGTCCATAgccttagtaaaaaaaaaaaaaaataattaaaaaataaaggaaatgtaaGGATCTAATCATAATGATTGAAACCTTTTTCCAAATAACTCAATAATTATTACTTCAAAAGTACCGGAGCCACTCCGGTTTTCTctcacagaccagaaacatgcatgttaggttgactggtaattgtccctaggtgtccTTGAGAAACtcaatggttgtttgtctctgtgtccttgTAACAGACTGGAGGCCTGTCCAGGTGTCCTCTGTCTCTcatacagtgactgctggagatagacaccagacaccagaaaggagaagcaggtaaaagaaaatggacggacgAAAGTACCGGGAGCCTCCAAAGAGCCGTATAGCTGGGCTGCTTAAAATTGCCCGCAAATCGTCTAAGCTCGTGTGTCTTTCAATCGTTTCATCATTTTACAAAAGCCTTTCAGCTTTCCACTTCATTTTCTGTccttaaaagtttcatttattcccccctcccctctctcttATCACAAATAAGTTTTCGAGGCTGTTATTTCCTTCCCACGCAGCTCTCAAAAGGCGGAGGACGAGACGAGATTCTGAAAGGCAGAAAGATTAtacaaatgagacaaatttTGATGAATCGCTTAAGAAGATAATCCATATTGTGGAAAGCTTGTTACTCCCCGTCACGGGAGCCCGAGCTTTTGTGCTCATCATTTCAGCTGGGTTTCATTTATCAATCCTGAAGGAGGGGAAACTTCAGCACGCTGATTTAAATCTGAGCAGAGATGGAAGTTGATTGGGGTGTATGCTAATTTCTGTTTGGTTCGTTATGTTGTTTATGAGTAGGAGGAAAAACACACCAATTAGCTGAATCAGGCAGATTTTTGAACGACGCGTCCCAGAGGTCCAACaccttctttctctctctcgtAGCTTAGGGGCGATTTAGCCATGACAGTAAAGGTGGAACGTGTTGGGAGATTCGGGTGTTTTTCCTCCTCCGGTAATTCCTAAATTAAGTTATTTACTGTGTTGTCAGagttgcataaaataaaatataataacatACTTCTAGAGCATGAAGGCTGCCTCTCCTTaatgtgaaacaaagaaaacaaagcttttaaaggACGTTCTGTGGGCCGTCTGATGGGAATCTGAATGATGCCAGAAGAAGAAACTTGGAGGAATTGTTCAAAttgaaaataatgcaaatttaaatttaaaccacgATAATGTGTATTAGATGTAATACAAACAGGGTATTAACTGTTAGCAATATGTCAGATCTTGTGAAGTGCTGTTCAGTGTGGCACACAACATGATacaaaacagccctgtgactacctgtcaccctttaaacacacagactgactgattacggGACTGAAGACGTCCGTGAGGCTGATTACAGGACATCTGAGTTTAATGTGTCCCGTGGACAAATTATGTCCAATCTTTTCTaggggtaccatcctttttgacAAGgacagtttcattagtttgtttttttaaaatacctcCATTGagccagatttttaaaaaagtaatcactgatttGGATTTGttgatttcagtcatttttttgtttttaatacttttgtCCATTTAAAGTTACTtgagtgacctttgtgggtttttcttccTTCAATGAAAGGGTACGAACAAAATCTGTCAGGAAAATTACGAAATGGTAGAAGTGCCTTAAATCCAAATCCAAATTTACATAAGACTCTTTTAGTTGCAAACAGAAATAGAATGGTAATTTTTAGAGAGCAGAGAAAGGCTGCTTTAAAGGAAAACTCTGATTTCAACAGTCTGTTTTGTACTTGGACATCCAGATATCTGAAGACGAAGACAACAGGGCGGGTGTCCAGACTTTTCTCGGAGGGGCAAATGTTAACCATGATAAAGTCCAAGGGCCCAACGCTTCTAATGTCATTTTGAGACATTAAAGCTGCAGATCCATCGTATGGATCCATTGCTCTTGGTCAGGCCACGGTAATTACATTTGAAGACAGAAGATGGAGGACCAAACTCTGAACACGTCTGCAGcaggatagttttttttttttttttactttttacaactGTGCATTTGAGAATGAGTGgcctataaaataaaataaataaataaaaaccctatCCTCTGGATTAGTCAGTGAAAGTTAGCCGACAAAAGGCAAAGACGGAACAATCTTTCTGGTTTTAGTGCCCATGATCTGCCAGCATTCGATTAAAATCGCCCAATGGAGTCTGCTTGGTAAGTAATTTAGGGTCCTACATGGTAATGTTAATTATAAGTCTAAAGAAATGATGCGGCAGCTGCTGCTGGCCCTGAGCGGAAGCAGGTAGAGTTGTTAGACCTCATCAGAGCCAGATCTTCAGCAGGATTAGGAGAGCAGCGGCGTGAAGCTGCGGCGATGAGAAATCGCGCATCTAAAAAGCCCCCTTCGTTATTCTGCCGTAGCCGCTGCATTACAGCGTCTTTCCGTCACGTTTTACTCACTCTGCTGCCGCCGAGCTCATCACTGAGGCagggaaaaacacagaaaaacaggggCAAGGACGGGATTGGACAGAACAGCCATTTTCTGTTAGTATCCGTTTttccaggaaagaaaaaacgCAGCAAGAAGGGAAAACACAAGGAAAGGATttggaatttaaaagaaagaaaaagaggaggatttatttagttagttcttttttttttttttttaatttaccattttGAAGATCCTAGTCAGGGTGCCTTTTCCGTCCCCTGCACCGGCCTTCTTGCTTGACTTGTGGTGGCCCTGGCGGACAGACAAAGACATTGGAGTGGGTTGAAGAagtctttgacatttttactcAAGGGAATGAGCTGTGGCTGACCTTTCTGTTAAAGAGAGGCAAAGATTAATCTGTCCCTCGCTCAGGTGTGGCTGTAAGGGAGAATAGACTGGGATCTATCCAACcccatctgtttcttttttagtttttaagagtggtttttattttgtgttctcaGCTATAATTAAAGATTAGGGTCAAATCGGATTGTGCCTGGATTTATACAGTATAATCTAAAGTTTTCACACGTTTGAATTATGAGTCGGAAGCTacagtggaaaaaaattaaactttttttttgttgttgagaaTTTTAAACCACTGACTGGTTTATTTCtatagttaaaaaaagttttccctgaaaatttaacagttttagcGGCATAAACAGCTGGTTGTGCGCGCTGTCTGAGCTATATTTGTTGAATAATTTCGAAATTTatcagttaaaagctaaaaaaatgtattgtcaAAAGCCTAAATGGCTGACACCCGGTCTtcttctgtgtgtatttgtcttgtACCTATAGATTTGAGTGTATTATATAGTTTTACTGGCACCAGTTTTTGGGGACTGTGTTTTGCGGCTGAGAAACTGTGTGGAAATCACCGGAACGACAACGGTAAGCTTTATGTAAGGAGACGCTGTTAACCTGTGACTaaatctttaattatttattacaaGTTTTAATTGTTCCTGCTTTTTGCTGcctctctcttacacacacacacacacagatggtaAATTAGGTGCTGACAACACTGTGAGGGGGAAGCAGAAGATGGCTTCTCCTCAGCCGGACGATGAAGCATGTATGACGACGagtggagggatggatggacaaCATGAGCACCAACCTGCCTGAGTCAACAATCACTGATGCATGAACAGATTATGATGATGGACAATGACCTCACCCGCTCCTCCAAGTAATGAAGGTGTAGTAACCGTTTAGAACATTTAATGTACTTATACAGCTGTTTTTGAAGCACCTACCAGGCCTATCTTGGTGGCTAGTCCTCTCCACTGTGTGCCCagagaaatgagagaaaagagACGGGAGGGGGGAAAGTCTTATTTAGTGTGAAACGCAGGTGTGGAAGGAGAGGAGGCGGGGAGTGTGTTAACGTGTATGCCATGGCCCTTCTACAATGGGTAGAAAAAGACTACACTCTCCTGGTAAAATGCCAGAGAGAGTTgtgatggaaacaaaacaaaacaaacgggGCAACAATAATTAATCTCAACACTTTGCTCCCTTCTAATGTGACGGTTCCCGGGGGCGACACGAAGCTGCAATGAGCTTGTTTCAGAGTGTCCGCACCATTGAACTAAGGATTTGATGAATCACCTTTCGATTGAACTACAGCGCATGTGTCAAAGTGAAGGCCCACGAGCCAGATCCagcccttggtaacattttatatcggatatctgacttgagttaacGTGTATCAGAGTAACTTAATGTATAATCTTTTCTGTATTtccttcttgtttcaaagttaaatgttagggTCGATATCTTTAACTACAGGCTCCTTTCGATGCTTCGTTGAGCTCTTTGCAAACCACGGCTTTTACCGTAGGATTCAAACGTCGGGAAAATCCTGCTAGGGCAGCCATACTTTATTTCGGGTTAATCGGAGTCACTTAAGCTGACGACAAGTCACCCCGGAAGACTGCAGGCTCCGATGACATTAAAAGGTGCTTCATTAACTCTACTTTCCCGTGGCTTTTGGGTCAAATTGGCCCGAAGTCAAAAAGCCTTCTCTCTCTTTCGATGGCTAAGAAAGTCTTAGTTTAAGGGTGTGAGCGCTTATGTCACGGCTTATCGCACCTTTGTCGTCCCCCTTGctgaaagatttgtttgtttttccagtcgAACTGTGCAGAATACAtcacatcacaaaaaaaaaggagaagaaacaaTTTTCTGTGGCCTCATattaatagttgtttttttgataGAGTTTATCTGTCACAAAAACGCGCTCGTGGATGGATGCAGAGTCGTGGCGGCAGATGGGGAAACTCGACTCTCTGACTCTGATCAAATAAAACCAGTCGTACAGATCCCTGCTGTGTTGCGGAGGTGTGTGGGCGTCTGTGCCTCATAAAGGCGGGCGTTTCGTGAACGGTGCGCCGCTCTACTTACCCTAGACTTGGGACGGGCGGGGGACACCTGCAGAACAGTTGGAAGCAGACAGGGAGAGAGGATGTGACTTGGCGAGCGAGAAGGAAAGCAACGTGGaaagaacagcagaaaaacGAGGGGGAAAAGCGTGCACTAACGTTGCCGGAGCACTTTGGCTCTTCTGCCGTGTGAAGCCTGTGAGTGTTAGAGAGGTGTGGCTCACTGTGGGCATTACTCACGATCGTGCGGAAGAAGTGGACCACGGCGTTCTCTCCTCCTCGTTTACGCGGCGAGGTGGCGGAGGCTTTCTGAGGGGCCGGAGAGAGAGCGCCTCGGAAAGAGCCCTGGGGAGAGAGGGGAAAGGAGCAGCAGACGAGCACAGTTACACCGGCAGCGTGGCCTCCAACGGGCGGGCGGAGACGTTAGTGCTCACTCTGAGTCTGGAGGGTGTTAGGGTGGCGCTAAACATTAGCAGGTTTCATCCTCTGCTTCAGTGCGCCACAAGACTATCACAGACCTCATTTACTCTTGAGAGTTAGCGCCTAATTTGATTATCATTAGCAGACGcttgtcacttttctttttttttaaattattattagttCTGCTCCATTTGAACCTTAGACTTGTTTACCGATGCTTTTACCGAGCAAAATACTGGTCAGATTTCGACTGTCACCCAGGATACGGCTCATTACTTTCCAAGGGCGTTTCTTGGTCAGGACAGAAGGCAAAacgagatttaaaaaaaataattttaatgagtTGATAACACTAAAAGCTGGTGGTCATAGTCGGACATGgctctgaatgaaaaaaaaaaaaaatattcaatgaGAAAGATTAAGGGCAAAATGAGTTTAAAGACAAGTTTCACCCCAGTAACCACAAAAATATTTGGCCAGAAGTCATTAAATGGTACAAATGGGCGTTTGAAAATGACAGTATCTAATTATCATCAAGCAGAAAAACCAAATGCTTCAAAGTCCAACTTTACAAAGGCTTTAATGGGATGATTGGTTAACGGCCTTTATATTGTTTGACTTTTagcctgaaggaaaaaaaaaccaaacaaacgaagcattaaaaagaaagaaaatcagctGTTATGTTAATGAtacatttaacatttctttctgAGAACCTTTGAAGagcaagaggggaaaaaatgagaaTGTGTGAATGTAACCTGGGTGTTCTTTATGCTATAGGAACCTACGTCTGTTTACGTCTCACCAGGTTGGACTGTCACGTTGCGGGTAAAGGTGAGGAAATGATTCCCATCTGTTACCTTTTAGGGAGAAACTTCCAGCGCCACTACTACTACGTAATACCGTCCACCTGGTCAATCTTTTATGGGTGTTTAGAAGGCAGAGCCACAAGCAGGAGAAtacaaaatacagaataaaattattattccTTCTCATTGACATCAGCAAATGAAGTTCCATGTCCTTCTAGGTAGAGAAGAGATCCCCTAATGAtgtctctctctttgtgtttttgcataaCCGGCTCTGCAGATGTAGGAAATGACGGCGAATGGAGACCTAAACGAAACGACAGGACTGCCTCAGCACACTAGTTTTGAGGGAAAACAGGCTGTAGGAATAATCAAATAATTGTGAAGGAATCGTCCTAATACCGTCTCACTTTCAGCCAGTGTTACCTTTGAAGTGAAGAACCCTCCACTCTGTATTTGTTGGGTTCGttcctctttgttttagtttttttttttccatctgagtGCAGAAAGTGCAGGCTGAAGCTAAATAAATGAGGCTTCTGGCTGCTGTGATGTAGGGGGGGAATAAAAGCTGGAGGCTTTGCAGTATTGAAACAATTATAATGGTTGGGTGTGTGTcaatttttctctgttttcaggaACTGTTAGGATGTCGGTTGTGAATATCCGATTACTAATGAACACCTATGTGTAAAGAGGCACATAAGTGATGCGGAGTGACAAGGacaaagctcatttaaatccaGAACTAAAACTCATGCTGACTGAATTGTTTGAACAGTTTGGatatttttcagagttttaacatttaacagttACCATAATTGTCCTGATGAATGGTGAGAATCTGTCCACAGAACTTATGTTAATAGCATCATAGCATGTTTCTAACTACGAATAGCTAGTACAACTATTAGCATGATGTTAATAGTGTATGCCCAATTCAACTACTAGCATGCTGCTAATAATAAAAGCTTAGTATAACTATTAGCATgtgctaaaagtaaaacatcagtaaacttttagcattttgctaagAGTAAAAACTCAGTATAGCTCCTAGGATGCTACTAATGTTGAATGTTCAGTACAAGTATTAGCATGTTAGctagtttgtttttagcataGGTGGTGTAGACAAAACGGAGatgaaatgaacaaattttgatGTCTAAATTTGTAAAACGGTAAAGGATTCCTAAGCACATTAATCAATAGTGCGGTTTAACAGTTTCAATCATTCCTTATAGTTTTATCTCTTTCAGACATGTCTGTAGAGTGACATCTAAGGCTTTTTGCTGGACAGTGTGAAAAAGCAGAGCCATAAATCAGGATTCAGTGCGCAGTTTTCTTGCCTTGAACTTGTGCTGACTAATGATCATTAGGCATCTTTGCTGGGGTTAAAAGTCAGTCTGATCAAGAATCGGTTTTAATATGAATGAACCTTAATATTTAATCCCAAAAGGATAGAGTTTCACATCTCATTAAATACATCCTCAGACTTCTTCCTGACTTCACCTACTTTACACCGAGTAGCTAAGGTGTTGTACGCTAACATTTACCAAAAATGGCGGATGTTTTAAGTTCAACGTGAAAGAAATCAGTGCAACAAACGGGAGATCTCGTCGTTTCTTCCCACTTCCATTTATTTTGCTCCCGGCTTTATCTGTGCTGTCACGGCCGTTGGCGTTCCCATTTCCTGTTACCGAACTGAGCAGGACACCCCAACGTTTCTCACGGTGGGGTGCATTTCAAGCAGAGGAACATAGAGAGAAcgtaaaattgtatttttcaaagGGCCTAGTTTTTTGAGCCGTACTCGTGGACAGGACAGGGGGGAAATGGTTCAAACTAATCTGGCTAACGTGCAAAACGTCTAATCTGGGTGACGTATTGAGGCTTAATAAATATACCACGGAATATTGCACTAATCTATGCTTCTATTAGGACAAATGAGGGATATTTTTTCGGCCCTGTTAAACATCTGTGAGCACGTTGAGCAATTTAGATGAGGTGAGAGTTAAACTGTATTATTCATTATTTGTAACATGTTTCTATGGTTGGGTGAATCATTGTTAAACtgtcataaaacataaattgaTTACAGTGTGTTGTTAGGAGGAGTGGAGGAAGTCAGAACCACTTGTTAAAAGCGTGGTTATTCATTAAAAGCACCGGGAATTTTTCAGGTCTAAATTACCGGTACTAATCCATGCCGACGCTTGATGTATTCTCTATTTTAAGAACTGCAATTTAACAAATCTCCCTTCTGTAGGAGAACCACGAACACGAACACCCTAAGACATGCCTTTTACGGCTCTGAGTTCACGTAACGTCACCTCACGTTTCTCCAGAAAACTGGAGCAACTAGCTCGTTCCGAACTTAGAATTCTGCCCTCTTTCGGCAGGCAAGGCAAGGccacaaatgttttcatcttttgttttttttccgtgGCAGTTTAATCTTTAGGCGCACGTAAACAAGCCGAGGCAGTCATCCGTCACTGAGCTCTATCAGAGTGGAGATAAAACAGCAGCTCCGCTTTCCATTCCGCCTTCCTCGATAACTCCTTGTGCTCCGCGGCGTAATTATGAGAGGGACTAAGCCGTGGGGTACGTCAAACCTTCCCTTTCAAAAGTTCTCGCTCAACAGCAAGACAAAAAGAGGAGCCTGCTACTTTTGTTTGGCTGTTAAAGGTGTTAGCGGGGTGGGTGATGTTAAAATGAGCCGTCAGCTCACAGCAGGAGGAGCCAAACCGGAGACAATGAAGTGCAAATCAAAGGAAAATAAGGAGAGAGTTGAGGGTTGTTGTTAAAGACTTTTAATCAAGCaataatccaaacaaaacaaacaaaaagcttatAGGAGCAGAATCAGGTCGACGGTCACAACACGTAGAAAACAGTCGGAGTTAAACCGTTTCAAACACACTTGAACCTGAGGTGAGCCAACTGATGTGAGGGAGCGGGGGGGTCGGACCTCCCCTCCTTTATCCGagataatataaaatatattctgTTATCTCTGTCTTTATTCTACCGTTTGAGCAAACCGATTAGCGCGCCGTTACCCCCGCAACTTGAAATGATCCCAGACTCATTTGCGTTCACTTCTCTCCACGTGGACACCGGGATTCGTCTCACTTTTCCGTCGTCGTCTCGTGAAACGTTCGCTCTCACGTTGGCGAAAAGGGATtaattggggggggggggggagcacaAGTAAGGGGTGTACTAGTGAGTGACAAACCGTCGCCAGAATGAGACGCGTGCGCTCGTCATCGGACGGCAAACGCCGGCGTGAGCCCGTTTCACTAACGCTGCTGTCCGAGTCCCGACTTCAAACCGTCTGTGGAAAAATGCGTGCACACAGACGTGCGCATGGGGGAGGCAGCAGGCCAGATAAACAAAACGTCTGTCTTCTCCGGGAACTCTTGTTTGAGAAGTAAATATTTGCAGCAGAAAGATAgtgcaggtttcttttttttttcttttctttgctagAGGCAACAGAGGTGGGGCGAACCTGTCTGTCATCTACTTGAGATTCAGGAAGTAGTAGTTTGAAGGCAAATCCTTGGTGAAAACAGCGCCAGCAGTCTATCTATATACGTCtacaagttttattattatttattaaaatgctaTAGGTAACGAGAATGACATGCAAAAGCGAGAGAATTCAACAAATACAGCGGCCAATTCATAAATCCATTGTTCTGTTGACCTTTTTCCTTGAATGTCGGAGTAAAATAGCATCTGATCAGCAGAACAGGCGAAAGCACTGATATGTTACATGGATACAAAACCGTTTTTCTCTTGATTGCTGCTCTAAACACCACTTTATACTTGGCATAAGGCATGGGAGAAATGCATATTTTCATGCTGTCTGGTGATTTCTCTGCAATTACCCTCAAAAGCGCCCCGATTAGCACTCCGCCAAGCCAGACATGGAAGGACGCTTCGAaccagaagtttttttttacgtgctgtatgtttagttttttcttttctttgaccaAGTCTGCCCAAAAAGACAGGTTAGCGCTGCCACACAAACCCGGCAACTTTGAAACGctacggtaaaaaaaaaagaaattaagaatCCATCCAAAGTCCGACAACTCCAAAATTATTTGTCCGCAACATATAAGCTTCTCACATATTTGAACAGACTTTTTTCTCGGTTTAAAGAAAAGGGATTAAGATTTCCTAGTCTAATATACTTTGTACAAtataataacataaataaaattctttgaTCATTTGTAGTAAAATGTGATCCTTAACTTTAAAAGTGACTTATGCAGACTGGTGTTCAATAAACGGTGGCAAAGTACCTCCCTGAGCCCCATCTACGCTACTCCGGGTTTAGGGATGGGCATTGATTTTAAATGGGCCAGTTTGAAGAACTAATAAACGTAAAAACAAACGTGAAAGGTTTTCCTAATGATGTACCTAACCAAAGACACAAAATTAAAGCATTCCACTGTAAGTTTCTGCcactgtagtttattttgaaaggattgaaaagtggaaactatggttatg is a genomic window of Kryptolebias marmoratus isolate JLee-2015 linkage group LG16, ASM164957v2, whole genome shotgun sequence containing:
- the LOC108232282 gene encoding myelin basic protein-like isoform X2; amino-acid sequence: MASASSSAQAAFGLGRRKKNPGLLDQIGKFFGGDKKRKGKGSFRGALSPAPQKASATSPRKRGGENAVVHFFRTIVSNAHSEPHLSNTHRLHTAEEPKCSGNVSPARPKSRWRGLATKIGLGHHKSSKKAGAGDGKGTLTRIFKM
- the LOC108232282 gene encoding myelin basic protein-like isoform X6 — encoded protein: MASASSSAQAAFGLGRRKKNPGLLDQIGKFFGGDKKRKGKGSFRGALSPAPQKASATSPRKRGGENAVVHFFRTIVSPARPKSRWRGLATKIGLGHHKSSKKAGAGDGKGTLTRIFKM
- the LOC108232282 gene encoding myelin basic protein-like isoform X4: MASASSSAQAAFGLGRRKKNPGLLDQIGKFFGGDKKRKGKGSFRGALSPAPQKASATSPRKRGGENAVVHFFRTIVSNAHSEPHLSNTHRLHTAEEPKCSGNVSPARPKSRGHHKSSKKAGAGDGKGTLTRIFKM
- the LOC108232282 gene encoding myelin basic protein-like isoform X9; this translates as MASASSSAQAAFGLGRRKKNPGLLDQIGKFFGGDKKRKGKGSFRGALSPAPQKASATSPRKRGGENAVVHFFRTIVSPARPKSRGHHKSSKKAGAGDGKGTLTRIFKM
- the LOC108232282 gene encoding myelin basic protein-like isoform X5, whose protein sequence is MASASSSAQAAFGLGRRKKNPGLLDQIGKFFGGDKKRKGKGSFRGALSPAPQKASATSPRKRGGENAVVHFFRTIVSPARPKSRWRGLATKIGLGHHKSSKKAGAGDGKGTLTRIFKMGSRSASPAKR
- the LOC108232282 gene encoding myelin basic protein-like isoform X3, coding for MASASSSAQAAFGLGRRKKNPGLLDQIGKFFGGDKKRKGKGSFRGALSPAPQKASATSPRKRGGENAVVHFFRTIVSNAHSEPHLSNTHRLHTAEEPKCSGNVSPARPKSRGHHKSSKKAGAGDGKGTLTRIFKMGSRSASPAKR
- the LOC108232282 gene encoding myelin basic protein-like isoform X1, translating into MASASSSAQAAFGLGRRKKNPGLLDQIGKFFGGDKKRKGKGSFRGALSPAPQKASATSPRKRGGENAVVHFFRTIVSNAHSEPHLSNTHRLHTAEEPKCSGNVSPARPKSRWRGLATKIGLGHHKSSKKAGAGDGKGTLTRIFKMGSRSASPAKR
- the LOC108232282 gene encoding myelin basic protein-like isoform X8; amino-acid sequence: MASASSSAQAAFGLGRRKKNPGLLDQIGKFFGGDKKRKGKGSFRGALSPAPQKASATSPRKRGGENAVVHFFRTIGHHKSSKKAGAGDGKGTLTRIFKMGSRSASPAKR
- the LOC108232282 gene encoding myelin basic protein-like isoform X7, which gives rise to MASASSSAQAAFGLGRRKKNPGLLDQIGKFFGGDKKRKGKGSFRGALSPAPQKASATSPRKRGGENAVVHFFRTIVSPARPKSRGHHKSSKKAGAGDGKGTLTRIFKMGSRSASPAKR